From the Alkalibacter rhizosphaerae genome, one window contains:
- a CDS encoding Cof-type HAD-IIB family hydrolase, producing MIKLIAIDIDGTLVDYNQSEISRPVKFAIRKARDLGIEIVLISGRNYYSMKKFVSELNLHGAALTINGGVVVNTDQEKIMRESIIPSDVVEKMLKILDQDQTPRIVFSGLALYVEPKYAQHETVRYLMKEKDNVLLVEDMFIHAKNNNVNKIMAMTQNEKIAEIIDKIKPISKGILNMERGLDNHVDIYPSSTSKGASLAYVAKQKGIDKHEVMAIGDAETDISMLLEAGVGVAMGNSLSSVCKHADFITKPVWEDGVAHAIETFILKDR from the coding sequence TTGATCAAATTGATTGCCATTGATATTGACGGTACCTTAGTTGACTATAACCAGAGCGAAATATCTAGACCTGTTAAATTTGCCATTCGGAAGGCAAGAGATTTAGGGATAGAAATAGTTCTGATATCAGGACGAAATTACTACAGCATGAAAAAATTCGTAAGTGAATTGAATCTCCATGGGGCAGCATTGACCATAAACGGTGGTGTTGTAGTAAACACGGATCAAGAAAAGATCATGCGAGAATCGATCATTCCTTCGGATGTGGTGGAAAAAATGCTGAAAATCCTCGATCAGGATCAAACTCCTCGAATCGTTTTTTCAGGACTTGCTTTGTATGTAGAGCCAAAATATGCACAACATGAAACAGTAAGATATTTGATGAAAGAAAAGGACAATGTCTTACTAGTGGAAGATATGTTTATACATGCTAAAAATAACAATGTCAACAAAATCATGGCAATGACGCAAAATGAAAAAATCGCAGAAATTATTGATAAAATCAAACCAATAAGCAAAGGCATATTGAATATGGAACGAGGTTTGGATAATCACGTAGACATATATCCCTCATCTACCAGCAAAGGTGCTTCACTAGCATATGTAGCGAAACAGAAAGGAATAGATAAACACGAGGTCATGGCGATCGGGGATGCGGAAACAGACATATCCATGTTGTTGGAAGCCGGCGTTGGCGTAGCTATGGGAAATTCATTGAGTAGCGTATGCAAACACGCAGACTTTATTACAAAACCAGTCTGGGAAGATGGTGTCGCCCATGCCATAGAAACTTTCATACTAAAAGATCGCTGA
- a CDS encoding GntR family transcriptional regulator, with amino-acid sequence MNRVAVTLYGEIIKGKYTIKQALPTVEELAKEYQVEEIDVKNGIGDLIYEGVLQRNPRNQDEVTVRPESLWGLVGGNHSFTNEAKKRGQKPGNRVLTFEKRPAWPQVMKRLQLDEGDEVVVLERLLLADEHVVGLEFSYMPSKLYPGVSRDMFEGGGSTFKVMQEKFGHVSEKGVDELAVATLEKREAELFGMEPGVPVLIRFRVTLNPEGVPIKGSRAIYLFSPGYELNI; translated from the coding sequence ATGAACAGAGTAGCAGTAACACTTTATGGAGAAATTATTAAAGGAAAGTACACAATCAAGCAAGCATTGCCAACAGTAGAAGAATTGGCGAAAGAGTATCAAGTAGAAGAAATTGACGTGAAAAATGGAATAGGTGATTTGATATACGAGGGAGTTTTGCAAAGAAACCCCAGGAACCAAGACGAAGTAACGGTTCGACCAGAGAGTTTGTGGGGTCTGGTAGGCGGTAATCACAGTTTTACTAATGAAGCGAAAAAAAGAGGGCAAAAGCCTGGGAACCGCGTTTTGACTTTTGAAAAAAGACCGGCATGGCCTCAGGTGATGAAACGACTTCAATTGGATGAAGGAGATGAAGTTGTTGTCTTGGAACGTTTGCTACTTGCCGATGAACATGTAGTTGGTTTGGAATTTTCCTATATGCCGAGCAAACTCTACCCAGGCGTGTCCAGAGACATGTTCGAAGGTGGCGGATCCACTTTTAAGGTCATGCAAGAGAAATTTGGACATGTTTCCGAAAAGGGTGTTGACGAACTGGCGGTTGCGACGTTAGAGAAAAGGGAAGCGGAGCTGTTTGGAATGGAACCAGGTGTTCCGGTACTTATTCGATTCCGTGTAACTCTTAATCCGGAAGGTGTCCCAATCAAAGGTTCAAGAGCCATTTACTTGTTCAGTCCAGGATATGAACTCAATATTTAA
- a CDS encoding GntR family transcriptional regulator — translation MPIPLYYQISQMIRQEINSGDLKPGDKILTEEKLQQQFDVSRATVRKAISDLVYDGLLEKRASKGTIVATPKVEESMYGVVSFTASTLQNNKSLRTEIIDFKIVSNIFEIAEKLEIPESETVYYIKRIRYIDDHPVTIEDWYAPTRLLPDFNPDLFTSEGEGQSSYSLIQKKYKYNLVSIHDIMSAVLLDPEESKLLDCRKGTPALLRQRVTYDENRVPIVYSSGRYLIKISLDFYADQKEKDR, via the coding sequence ATGCCTATTCCATTGTATTATCAAATATCTCAAATGATACGACAAGAAATCAATAGCGGTGATTTAAAACCCGGAGACAAGATTTTGACAGAAGAAAAATTACAACAACAGTTTGATGTGAGTAGAGCTACCGTACGAAAAGCCATATCAGATTTAGTATACGACGGGCTTTTAGAAAAAAGAGCCAGCAAGGGAACCATCGTTGCAACGCCTAAAGTAGAGGAATCAATGTACGGTGTGGTGAGCTTCACCGCCTCCACTCTCCAAAACAATAAAAGTTTAAGAACAGAGATCATTGATTTTAAAATCGTATCAAACATTTTTGAAATTGCGGAAAAACTGGAAATCCCGGAATCAGAGACCGTATACTACATAAAAAGGATCCGTTACATCGATGATCATCCAGTTACAATTGAAGACTGGTATGCACCAACAAGACTGTTACCGGATTTCAATCCTGACTTGTTTACCAGCGAGGGCGAGGGGCAATCCAGTTATTCATTGATACAAAAAAAATACAAATACAACCTGGTCAGCATTCATGACATCATGTCCGCCGTATTACTGGACCCAGAAGAAAGCAAACTGCTGGATTGTCGAAAAGGAACTCCGGCACTACTTAGACAACGGGTCACATATGATGAGAATCGAGTTCCTATCGTTTATTCCAGCGGTCGATATTTGATCAAAATATCACTGGATTTTTACGCAGACCAAAAAGAAAAAGATCGTTGA
- a CDS encoding 2-hydroxyacid dehydrogenase, with product MKILLSGDKFITVDIMRDAVAEVFGEEANSFEYVTHTGNWPIDPICKNDEVSEFCGTDSDLISLVEDVDVIMTHTGCVTKKLIEAAKNLKVLGVGRGGPVNINVKACTEREIPVVNAPGRNSGAVTEFTIGLMLSLTRNITFCHDSFFNNKQWRGDMYAYEYIGNELGESTVGLVGFGAIGMKVTKILNAFGSRVLVYDPYIKEEDQKKHDCTFVDLETLMKSSDVVSLHARYSKETEKMIDEKLLALMKPSAVLINTARGELVDHDALYDALASKKIKGAALDVFEGEPPADNSKLFDLDNVIACTHLGGASIQAAEIGATKAIQGVYDILHGNKPEFCVNPEVLK from the coding sequence ATGAAGATATTATTGTCAGGTGACAAGTTCATTACAGTGGACATTATGCGAGATGCTGTAGCAGAAGTATTTGGAGAAGAAGCAAACTCTTTCGAATATGTGACCCACACCGGGAACTGGCCCATCGATCCTATTTGTAAAAATGATGAAGTATCAGAATTTTGCGGAACGGATTCCGATTTGATTTCTTTGGTCGAAGACGTGGATGTAATTATGACACATACTGGATGTGTCACAAAAAAATTGATCGAGGCTGCGAAGAATCTCAAGGTTTTGGGTGTTGGGCGGGGAGGTCCCGTCAATATAAACGTAAAGGCATGTACGGAAAGAGAAATACCGGTGGTCAATGCACCAGGAAGAAATAGTGGAGCGGTAACTGAGTTTACCATCGGGTTGATGCTGTCTTTGACACGGAACATCACCTTTTGTCATGATTCTTTCTTCAATAATAAACAATGGCGCGGTGACATGTACGCCTATGAATATATTGGAAACGAATTGGGTGAAAGCACAGTTGGGCTGGTAGGATTTGGGGCTATTGGCATGAAAGTGACCAAAATATTGAATGCATTTGGGAGTCGTGTCTTGGTTTATGATCCTTACATTAAAGAGGAAGACCAGAAGAAACATGATTGCACTTTTGTGGATTTGGAAACATTGATGAAAAGTTCCGATGTCGTGTCACTACACGCCCGTTATAGCAAAGAGACGGAAAAAATGATTGATGAAAAATTATTGGCTTTGATGAAACCGAGCGCTGTTTTGATAAATACGGCTCGTGGAGAGCTGGTAGACCACGATGCTTTATACGATGCATTGGCATCAAAAAAAATCAAAGGTGCGGCATTGGATGTTTTTGAAGGTGAACCACCTGCTGACAACAGCAAGCTGTTTGATTTGGATAATGTCATAGCCTGTACTCACCTTGGTGGAGCCAGTATTCAAGCGGCAGAGATTGGTGCTACCAAAGCCATACAAGGAGTCTATGACATTCTCCATGGAAACAAACCTGAATTTTGTGTGAATCCGGAAGTTTTAAAATAA
- the deoC gene encoding deoxyribose-phosphate aldolase, translating into MKNLKASEIAKMIDHSLLQPQMTREEIDEGCDIAIKYNTASVCVRGYDVSYCVKKLQGSDVFVSAVIGFPHGNGTLASKVFETSDTIDEGAKEIDMVVPIGLVRSGEFDYAKREIGEILNACVKKNAILKVIFENAYLTKDEIAELSRICDDLDVHFVKTSTGYAPSGATVEDIKLMRKICKPSIEIKAAGGIRTLDQFVEFYNAGATRQGTRSTVEIIEDAIKRGM; encoded by the coding sequence ATGAAAAACCTAAAAGCCAGTGAAATTGCAAAAATGATCGACCATTCTTTGTTGCAACCGCAAATGACGAGAGAAGAAATCGACGAAGGCTGTGACATCGCCATTAAATATAATACTGCATCTGTTTGTGTCCGAGGTTACGACGTATCGTATTGTGTAAAAAAACTGCAGGGAAGTGATGTCTTTGTAAGTGCAGTCATCGGATTTCCTCATGGAAATGGTACTTTGGCCAGCAAAGTGTTTGAAACAAGCGATACCATCGATGAAGGAGCAAAAGAAATTGACATGGTGGTGCCTATCGGTTTGGTTCGTTCTGGAGAATTTGACTATGCCAAGCGGGAAATTGGTGAAATTTTGAATGCATGTGTAAAAAAGAATGCGATTTTGAAAGTGATTTTTGAGAATGCTTACTTGACGAAAGATGAAATTGCGGAACTTTCCAGGATCTGTGATGATTTGGATGTTCATTTTGTTAAAACATCAACCGGATATGCACCAAGCGGAGCAACTGTAGAGGATATCAAACTGATGAGAAAGATTTGCAAACCATCCATTGAGATCAAAGCAGCAGGTGGCATCCGTACACTGGATCAGTTTGTGGAATTCTATAATGCAGGTGCAACTCGTCAAGGGACCAGATCTACTGTAGAAATCATTGAGGACGCTATCAAGCGGGGAATGTAG
- a CDS encoding PTS sugar transporter subunit IIA has product MNTEEKNKDYNCESELCETLLDDECACSPEIVTLQTDESMLVIDQTVKNNKDVIQLLCGKAKAKGFITDEFVEKILAREDEFPTGLPSAVPVAIPHIHDGCLKSFFSMAVLREPIAFESMDGSDDPIMTEIVFLFGITDPSQQCAVLMKFCELFQDGDWMNGCKNATTKDSLIEHLKIGLGEYLVIS; this is encoded by the coding sequence TTGAATACGGAAGAGAAAAACAAGGATTACAATTGCGAAAGCGAGTTGTGTGAAACGTTGTTGGATGATGAGTGTGCATGTTCCCCCGAAATCGTAACATTACAAACAGACGAATCTATGCTGGTAATCGACCAGACGGTTAAAAATAATAAAGACGTAATCCAGCTTCTTTGCGGCAAAGCCAAGGCAAAAGGTTTTATAACCGATGAGTTTGTTGAAAAAATATTGGCAAGGGAAGATGAATTTCCAACCGGTTTGCCTTCAGCAGTTCCGGTAGCCATTCCACACATCCATGATGGTTGTTTGAAGTCCTTCTTTTCCATGGCTGTTTTAAGAGAACCGATAGCTTTTGAATCGATGGATGGTTCGGACGACCCGATCATGACAGAAATCGTATTCCTGTTTGGAATCACAGATCCCTCCCAACAATGTGCAGTTCTCATGAAATTTTGCGAACTTTTCCAAGATGGAGACTGGATGAATGGCTGTAAAAATGCTACCACTAAAGACTCTTTGATAGAACATTTGAAGATAGGACTTGGGGAATACTTGGTAATATCTTAA
- a CDS encoding alcohol dehydrogenase catalytic domain-containing protein, with the protein MKALVLNGKQDVEYKEIPTPECPDDGFLMRVEAVGLCGSDVRNYTHGHSKLQYPAVLGHENAGIVVEVGEACKEYKVGDKLVLNPAIPCGKCYYCENDNRGLCENLKVVGTQVQGGFAQYMAVGSDIIERGQILRMPEDLEYDQVILAELLSSVIRAQEQLEVGLNDTVVIVGSGPIGCLHSQIAKLRGATTIVMADINQERVDAVRPFGGTHFVNSAEVDLVQYVKDLTGGIGADVVIVAAPSAKPHQEGLLMLKKEGRLSIFGGLSKEDPWSTMDGNLIHYNRLKIIGAYSYSPCDFKKGFDLLAGGQINMDMITHRLPLKDMEQGVQLIREGKAMKVVLLPQVE; encoded by the coding sequence ATGAAAGCACTGGTTCTTAATGGGAAACAAGATGTGGAATATAAAGAGATCCCCACGCCGGAGTGTCCGGACGACGGATTTTTAATGCGGGTCGAAGCAGTTGGTTTGTGCGGTTCGGATGTAAGAAACTATACACATGGCCACTCCAAGTTGCAGTATCCTGCCGTTTTAGGACATGAAAATGCTGGTATCGTAGTTGAGGTGGGAGAAGCATGCAAAGAGTATAAAGTAGGAGATAAGCTGGTTTTGAATCCTGCAATACCTTGTGGAAAATGCTACTATTGCGAAAACGACAATCGGGGACTTTGCGAAAACTTAAAAGTTGTAGGCACTCAAGTTCAGGGGGGATTTGCCCAATATATGGCAGTTGGCAGTGATATCATTGAGAGGGGCCAAATCCTGCGCATGCCGGAAGATCTGGAATACGATCAAGTCATCTTGGCGGAATTGTTATCCTCTGTCATCCGAGCGCAAGAACAACTGGAAGTAGGATTGAACGATACTGTTGTTATCGTTGGTTCAGGACCGATCGGTTGCTTGCATTCTCAAATTGCCAAATTGCGTGGAGCGACAACCATCGTCATGGCAGACATCAATCAAGAGCGAGTAGATGCTGTTCGTCCTTTTGGGGGTACTCATTTCGTGAATTCCGCAGAAGTGGACCTGGTGCAGTATGTAAAAGATCTGACAGGGGGAATCGGCGCAGATGTTGTCATCGTTGCAGCACCTTCAGCAAAACCCCATCAGGAAGGTTTGTTGATGCTAAAAAAAGAAGGAAGACTTTCTATTTTTGGCGGTTTGAGCAAGGAAGATCCCTGGTCTACCATGGATGGAAACCTGATCCACTACAATCGACTTAAAATCATTGGGGCGTATTCTTATTCACCCTGTGATTTCAAGAAAGGGTTTGATTTACTGGCTGGCGGACAGATAAACATGGACATGATCACCCATCGTTTGCCTTTGAAAGATATGGAGCAAGGAGTACAGCTGATCCGCGAAGGCAAAGCGATGAAAGTAGTTTTGTTGCCACAAGTAGAGTAA
- a CDS encoding CobW family GTP-binding protein: MVQIVLITGFLGSGKTTVLAQILENMKDKKIGIIVNEFGDISIDGKILSRQGFDMVEINNGSIFCSCLKDKFLDVLIELVQWDFDYIFVESTGLADPSNMDKIIEVLGKKAGDVFQYRGSIALVDGEFFEDLFDMLPAIERQILFADWIVLNKADTRTEEELDRIKEKIRSINPVAKLEVTTYGALDYSALLTDLESGWRFHGESTNTPESRLTVFKVDLEENLDRESFIGFLKEVCTGAYRMKGYGVLNGKVHQISCVNCAIQVKEEDADSVPLQLVIISSVGIKWIRLAEKAWKNKFDTAPKIIL, translated from the coding sequence ATGGTACAAATTGTTTTGATCACCGGGTTTTTAGGTTCCGGAAAGACTACAGTGCTTGCACAAATTTTAGAAAATATGAAAGACAAAAAAATCGGGATCATAGTGAATGAATTCGGCGATATCAGTATTGATGGCAAGATACTCAGCCGACAAGGATTTGATATGGTTGAGATCAACAATGGGTCCATCTTTTGTTCTTGCTTGAAGGATAAATTCTTGGATGTATTGATCGAATTGGTCCAATGGGACTTTGATTATATTTTTGTAGAAAGTACTGGATTGGCAGATCCTTCAAATATGGATAAAATCATTGAGGTATTAGGCAAAAAAGCTGGAGATGTGTTTCAGTATCGTGGGTCTATCGCCTTGGTGGATGGTGAGTTTTTTGAAGATTTGTTTGACATGCTTCCTGCAATAGAAAGACAAATACTTTTTGCGGATTGGATTGTTTTAAACAAGGCGGACACCAGAACAGAAGAAGAGTTGGATAGAATCAAGGAGAAAATTCGATCTATAAATCCTGTGGCCAAGTTGGAAGTGACAACATACGGCGCTTTAGATTATTCCGCGCTACTCACGGATTTGGAGTCTGGCTGGCGATTCCATGGCGAAAGCACCAACACTCCAGAAAGCCGGTTGACAGTTTTCAAAGTTGATCTAGAAGAAAATCTAGATAGGGAAAGTTTCATTGGGTTTTTGAAAGAAGTATGTACAGGAGCTTATCGTATGAAAGGGTACGGTGTATTGAATGGAAAAGTGCACCAAATTAGTTGTGTCAATTGTGCCATTCAGGTAAAAGAAGAGGATGCGGACAGTGTACCATTGCAGTTGGTTATAATATCTTCTGTAGGGATCAAGTGGATTCGGTTGGCGGAGAAAGCGTGGAAAAACAAATTCGATACTGCTCCAAAAATAATTTTATAG
- a CDS encoding uroporphyrinogen decarboxylase family protein codes for MGKELILQVMNHEETERVPWVPFAGVHAGKLKGYTAKEVLTDGQKLYESLIEVNRLYKPDGMPVVFDLQIEAEILGCELLWAEDAPPSVNSHPYSETKDLPCKCKIPKKDQGRIPMVLDVMSRLSKEIGQETALYGLICGPFTLASHLRGNKIFKDMIKDGEYVQKLVEFCAEVNMKMAEYYIESGMDVIAIVDPLVSQVSARHFEKNLAEAFSSVFSYIRSKGKLSSFFVCGDATNQIEDMCKTEPDNISIDENVDIVAAKEVTDRYNIAIGGNIPLTTVMLHGNQQDNMKYVVDLLDRISKKNLIISPGCDMPYDVPIENTIGASMAVLNTDESRKMVENYEAVEEDIPVDLPDYENLERPLIEAFTLDSATCAACTYMWGAAVYAKEQFGVDIDIVEYKYTTKENIARCKKMGVTNLPSLYINGELKWKSIIPSEDELFEEIRKHMKK; via the coding sequence ATGGGAAAAGAACTGATTTTACAAGTAATGAACCACGAAGAGACCGAACGAGTGCCATGGGTACCTTTCGCTGGGGTTCATGCAGGAAAACTTAAAGGATATACAGCTAAAGAAGTATTGACGGACGGTCAGAAACTTTATGAATCCCTTATAGAAGTGAATCGTCTTTATAAACCAGATGGGATGCCGGTGGTGTTCGATTTGCAGATCGAGGCAGAAATACTAGGCTGCGAATTGCTGTGGGCGGAAGATGCTCCACCTTCTGTAAACTCACATCCGTATAGTGAAACAAAAGACTTGCCGTGTAAATGTAAAATCCCAAAAAAGGATCAAGGACGTATCCCTATGGTATTGGATGTCATGTCACGTTTAAGTAAAGAGATTGGGCAGGAAACTGCATTGTATGGCTTGATTTGCGGACCCTTCACCTTAGCTTCTCATTTGCGAGGAAATAAAATATTTAAGGATATGATCAAGGATGGAGAGTACGTCCAGAAATTGGTAGAATTTTGCGCAGAAGTTAATATGAAGATGGCGGAGTATTATATAGAGTCTGGGATGGATGTTATCGCCATTGTCGACCCGTTGGTCAGCCAAGTTTCTGCCCGGCACTTCGAAAAAAACCTGGCAGAAGCATTTTCCTCCGTATTCAGTTACATTCGAAGCAAAGGCAAGCTTTCTTCCTTCTTTGTGTGCGGGGATGCCACCAACCAAATCGAAGACATGTGCAAGACGGAACCGGACAATATCTCTATCGATGAAAACGTCGATATCGTTGCAGCAAAAGAAGTTACGGATCGGTATAACATTGCCATTGGAGGTAATATTCCTTTGACAACAGTTATGTTACATGGGAACCAGCAGGACAACATGAAGTACGTTGTTGATTTGCTTGATAGGATCTCCAAAAAAAATCTGATCATCAGCCCAGGGTGTGATATGCCTTACGATGTACCCATTGAAAACACGATCGGAGCGTCCATGGCTGTCTTGAACACAGATGAGTCACGCAAGATGGTTGAAAACTATGAAGCAGTAGAAGAAGATATTCCAGTTGATTTGCCAGATTATGAAAACCTGGAGCGGCCGCTGATTGAAGCATTTACGTTAGATTCGGCAACATGTGCTGCATGTACTTACATGTGGGGGGCTGCAGTCTATGCTAAAGAACAGTTTGGTGTAGACATCGACATTGTCGAATACAAATATACTACGAAAGAAAATATTGCAAGATGCAAGAAGATGGGCGTAACAAATCTTCCCAGTTTGTACATCAACGGTGAGTTGAAATGGAAGTCCATTATACCAAGTGAAGATGAACTGTTTGAAGAAATTCGAAAGCATATGAAAAAATAA
- a CDS encoding PTS sorbitol IIB subunit — MKKSISIVVACGGGIFTTTVVTEKIKDILRKEKISHKITPNKITEIPNITGADLIVVTGKTKQENKLGIPVMIGLPLFTGVGAKEFTEELLIKIREIMEG; from the coding sequence GTGAAGAAATCGATCAGTATCGTCGTTGCTTGTGGAGGAGGAATTTTTACCACTACAGTTGTAACAGAAAAAATCAAAGACATTCTTAGAAAGGAGAAGATAAGCCACAAAATAACACCCAACAAAATTACGGAAATACCGAATATTACCGGAGCGGACTTGATTGTCGTGACAGGTAAAACAAAACAAGAAAACAAACTAGGCATCCCCGTTATGATCGGTCTTCCGTTGTTTACAGGTGTTGGAGCAAAAGAATTTACTGAAGAACTGTTAATTAAAATCAGAGAAATTATGGAGGGTTGA
- a CDS encoding uroporphyrinogen decarboxylase family protein → MSTGKETMTSMERYRATLDRKQTDRILFFHRGYGFCAKNTGFSIADIYEDPMKSFLAQSRTAEQFHSDGTPFYTFVSYGSWEFGGEIHWPVDRYASGPSVSKRPISKPEELDDLVLPDPKTAGCVPKMMEFAKLQEENGVPIAFICGSPFTHAANLCGVDTFMKWLIKKPEAAHKAMRLMTDHITSVAEYFIETFGKDRVLARSAAPSESNKLISPKHFEKFALPYLKELHTKVLDLGAERFYVHICGEHNDNLELWQQIPFGDPGILSFGHEVTIETAAKTFPDHVIAGNLDPQIIAKGTPQEVFEGSKKVIEDGMKYAEGRFLFMSGCEIPSSTPAYNIYMMQQAVEEFGWYK, encoded by the coding sequence ATGTCTACTGGAAAAGAAACGATGACAAGCATGGAACGTTACAGAGCTACTTTGGACAGAAAACAGACGGACAGGATCCTATTTTTCCATAGGGGTTATGGATTTTGTGCAAAAAATACGGGATTTAGTATAGCTGATATTTATGAAGATCCTATGAAAAGTTTTCTGGCACAGTCAAGAACAGCAGAACAGTTCCACTCGGATGGAACTCCTTTTTACACTTTTGTATCTTATGGTTCCTGGGAATTCGGTGGAGAGATCCATTGGCCTGTCGATCGATATGCATCAGGACCATCCGTGTCTAAAAGACCGATCTCCAAACCGGAAGAACTGGATGATTTGGTATTGCCGGATCCGAAAACTGCAGGTTGTGTTCCGAAAATGATGGAGTTCGCAAAATTACAAGAAGAAAACGGCGTTCCCATAGCATTTATCTGCGGAAGTCCTTTCACTCATGCAGCGAACCTATGTGGTGTGGATACTTTTATGAAATGGTTGATCAAAAAGCCGGAAGCTGCCCACAAGGCCATGCGGCTGATGACCGATCATATCACATCTGTTGCCGAATATTTTATTGAAACTTTTGGAAAAGACCGTGTATTGGCCCGTTCTGCGGCACCATCGGAAAGCAATAAACTGATTTCACCAAAGCACTTTGAAAAATTTGCATTGCCTTACCTGAAAGAGCTTCATACGAAAGTATTGGATCTAGGCGCAGAACGGTTTTATGTGCATATTTGTGGAGAACACAACGACAATCTGGAACTCTGGCAGCAAATTCCCTTTGGAGATCCTGGAATCCTAAGTTTTGGTCATGAAGTCACCATTGAAACGGCGGCGAAAACTTTTCCGGATCACGTGATCGCAGGAAACCTTGATCCGCAGATCATCGCCAAAGGAACTCCACAAGAAGTATTCGAAGGTTCAAAAAAAGTGATCGAAGACGGAATGAAGTATGCGGAAGGTCGATTCCTATTCATGAGTGGATGTGAAATTCCTTCCAGTACACCGGCTTACAATATTTATATGATGCAACAGGCTGTTGAGGAATTCGGTTGGTACAAATAG
- a CDS encoding corrinoid protein codes for MEILKKIADSLMEFEPDDTVALVNEALESGLSPKQILNEGLIKGMDVVGQLFKDNEIYVPEVSMAAECLTEALEIIKPLLVEEPGDIQVKVVIGTVEGDIHDIGKSLVGVMMEGAGFKVIDLGTNVKAEEFIQAAKENDADIIGCSALLTTTMPVMTEVAALVKQGSLNKDVKVLFGGAPIYEKWALENGADGYADDASGAVQLVKTLMAK; via the coding sequence ATGGAGATATTAAAGAAAATTGCAGATTCATTAATGGAGTTTGAACCGGATGATACTGTGGCTCTTGTCAATGAAGCACTGGAGAGTGGATTGAGTCCAAAACAGATTCTTAACGAGGGATTGATCAAAGGGATGGATGTTGTTGGTCAACTTTTCAAGGATAATGAGATCTATGTACCGGAAGTCTCCATGGCTGCAGAATGCTTGACGGAGGCCTTGGAGATCATAAAACCTCTTTTAGTAGAAGAACCAGGAGACATTCAGGTAAAAGTAGTTATAGGTACTGTTGAAGGTGATATCCACGATATTGGAAAGAGTCTTGTTGGAGTGATGATGGAGGGTGCTGGTTTTAAAGTTATTGATCTCGGAACCAACGTAAAAGCTGAAGAATTTATCCAAGCTGCCAAAGAAAATGATGCCGATATCATTGGTTGCTCCGCTCTTTTGACGACCACCATGCCGGTCATGACGGAAGTAGCTGCATTGGTTAAGCAAGGATCCTTGAACAAAGATGTGAAAGTCCTCTTTGGAGGAGCGCCTATCTATGAAAAGTGGGCGTTGGAAAACGGTGCAGACGGATATGCAGATGATGCATCCGGTGCCGTTCAACTCGTCAAGACGTTGATGGCGAAATAA